Proteins from one Cryptomeria japonica chromosome 4, Sugi_1.0, whole genome shotgun sequence genomic window:
- the LOC131028671 gene encoding uncharacterized protein LOC131028671 → MAIAFTQHLMRANQGNNANRANNGNQGNNGNQGNNTNQGNNANQGGGQGNGGNGDASVNKGTRTYARAGSSTTRPLMPQFPPRQNDQNNVGPTQQEIQDMIMDDWRDSNAELQAEMTFREYMDVRLKNMPMRGNRQ, encoded by the coding sequence ATGGCTATAGCATTTACACAACATTTGATGAGAGCAAATCAAGGCAATAATGCCAACCGAGCTAATAATGGCAACCAAGGTAATAATGGCAACCAAGGTAATAATACCAATCAGGGTAATAATGCTAATCAGGGAGGTGGACAGGGTAATGGAGGTAATGGAGATGCATCAGTTAACAAGGGAACTAGGACATATGCTAGAGCAGGTTCTTCTACTACGAGACCACTCATGCCACAGTTTCCTCCGAGACAGAATGACCAGAATAATGTTGGTCCTACACAGCaagagattcaagatatgattatggATGATTGGAGGGACTCTAACGCTGAGTTACAGGCTGAGATGACATTCAGGGAATATATGGATGTTAGACTCAAGAATATGCCCATGAGAGGAAATCGACAATAG